One window of the Staphylococcus equorum genome contains the following:
- a CDS encoding PIN/TRAM domain-containing protein: MNMIRIIVILCYVILGASLGVYLIPEIAVDTGLSDYMLLTNNYFNGLLGIVIFFLIFGWFIKKATLSLKELEQTIMRQSAVEILFATIGLMIGLVISVMISFIFQIIGNNVLNHFVPIIVTIILGYFGFQFGLRKRDEMLLFFPENMARSMSINARNAVPKIIDTSAIIDGRILDIIECGFIDGEILIPQGVINELQVVADANDSVKREKGQRGLDILNSLYDTNHPTRIIHPTKSHSDIDAMLIKLAQHYRAHIITTDFNLNKVCHVQGIQALNVNDLSEAIKPSVHQGDRFNLLLTKMGKESGQAVGYLDDGTMVVVDNAKKHIGEYIDLEVISLLQTSSGRIIFAKKIN, translated from the coding sequence TTGAACATGATAAGAATCATTGTTATTTTGTGTTATGTTATTTTAGGCGCTAGTTTAGGCGTATATCTTATTCCAGAAATTGCTGTGGATACTGGATTAAGTGATTATATGTTATTAACTAATAACTATTTCAATGGACTACTTGGTATTGTTATTTTCTTTTTAATTTTTGGTTGGTTTATTAAAAAAGCGACATTATCGTTGAAAGAATTAGAACAAACTATAATGCGTCAAAGTGCTGTAGAAATTTTGTTTGCTACAATTGGACTGATGATCGGTTTAGTTATTTCTGTTATGATATCATTTATTTTTCAAATTATAGGTAATAATGTGTTGAATCATTTTGTGCCAATCATTGTTACAATTATTTTAGGTTATTTCGGTTTTCAATTTGGCTTACGCAAACGTGATGAAATGTTATTGTTCTTCCCGGAAAATATGGCGCGCTCGATGTCTATTAACGCACGTAATGCAGTGCCAAAAATTATTGATACAAGTGCTATTATAGATGGTCGCATTTTAGATATTATAGAGTGTGGTTTTATTGATGGTGAAATACTCATACCACAAGGTGTCATCAATGAATTGCAAGTTGTTGCTGATGCAAATGACAGTGTGAAACGTGAAAAGGGTCAACGAGGGTTAGATATTTTGAATTCACTATATGATACTAATCATCCTACGCGTATTATTCATCCGACGAAGTCTCATAGTGACATCGATGCAATGTTAATTAAGTTAGCACAGCACTACAGAGCACATATTATCACTACTGATTTCAACCTCAATAAAGTGTGTCATGTGCAAGGTATTCAAGCGTTAAATGTTAATGATTTATCCGAAGCGATTAAACCTTCAGTACATCAAGGTGACCGTTTTAACTTATTACTTACTAAAATGGGTAAAGAATCAGGACAAGCAGTTGGATACTTAGATGATGGAACAATGGTTGTTGTAGATAATGCCAAGAAACATATCGGTGAGTATATTGATTTAGAAGTAATCAGTTTATTACAAACGTCATCAGGAAGAATTATTTTTGCAAAAAAGATTAATTAA
- the radA gene encoding DNA repair protein RadA, translated as MAKKKVVFECMACGYQSAKWMGKCPNCGGWNQMEEIVEQKAASPKHGVRSRDRDNVSKVQKLNEIKQETTPRVKTKSDEFNRVLGGGIVNGSLVLIGGDPGIGKSTLLLQICAALSQSHNVLYITGEESLNQTKLRAERLDEDSSELNVFAETDLEVIHETVKQLKPDLLVVDSIQTIFHPEISSAPGSVSQVRESTQSLMNIAKQMNIATFIVGHVTKEGQIAGPRLLEHMVDTVLYFEGDEHHAYRILRAVKNRFGSTNEMGIFEMKQSGLKGVKNPSEMFLEERSTNVPGSTIVSTMEGTRPLLIEVQALVTPTTFNNPRRMATGIDHNRLSLLMAVLEKKENYLLQQQDAYIKVAGGVRLTEPAVDLGIIVATASSFKDLTVDGLDCFIGEVGLTGEVRRVSRIEQRVQEAEKLGFKRIIIPESNIGGWQFPSDIKVIGVKSVHEALKYALTKQ; from the coding sequence GTGGCCAAGAAGAAAGTTGTTTTTGAATGTATGGCATGTGGTTATCAGTCCGCAAAATGGATGGGCAAATGTCCAAATTGTGGTGGCTGGAACCAAATGGAAGAAATTGTTGAGCAAAAGGCGGCAAGTCCAAAACATGGCGTGCGCAGTCGTGATCGCGACAACGTTTCAAAAGTACAGAAGTTAAATGAAATTAAACAAGAAACGACACCACGTGTTAAAACCAAGTCAGACGAATTTAATCGTGTGCTCGGCGGAGGTATCGTTAATGGTTCGCTCGTATTGATTGGTGGAGACCCTGGTATAGGGAAATCAACATTACTATTACAAATATGTGCGGCACTATCACAATCGCATAACGTCTTATACATAACAGGTGAGGAATCATTAAATCAAACTAAGCTAAGAGCTGAAAGATTGGATGAAGATTCAAGCGAACTTAATGTATTTGCAGAAACTGATTTAGAAGTCATTCACGAAACAGTAAAACAATTAAAACCGGATTTACTTGTAGTTGACTCAATCCAAACGATATTCCATCCGGAAATTAGTTCAGCACCAGGCTCAGTGTCTCAAGTAAGAGAAAGTACACAAAGCTTAATGAACATTGCTAAACAAATGAATATTGCAACATTTATTGTGGGACATGTAACAAAAGAAGGTCAAATTGCTGGTCCACGTTTATTAGAACACATGGTAGATACAGTACTTTATTTCGAAGGTGACGAACACCATGCATATCGTATTTTGAGAGCGGTGAAAAACCGTTTTGGTTCTACAAATGAAATGGGTATTTTTGAAATGAAACAAAGCGGATTGAAAGGTGTTAAAAACCCATCCGAGATGTTTTTAGAAGAACGTTCGACAAATGTGCCTGGCTCGACTATCGTCTCTACAATGGAAGGCACGAGACCCTTACTCATAGAAGTTCAAGCTCTTGTTACGCCAACGACATTTAATAATCCTAGACGGATGGCAACGGGTATTGATCACAATCGTTTGAGTCTGTTGATGGCAGTCTTGGAGAAAAAAGAAAATTATTTACTGCAACAACAAGATGCGTATATTAAAGTTGCAGGTGGTGTAAGATTAACAGAACCTGCTGTTGATTTAGGTATCATTGTGGCAACTGCTTCAAGCTTTAAAGATCTAACAGTAGATGGTTTAGATTGCTTTATAGGAGAAGTTGGACTGACTGGAGAAGTGAGACGCGTATCTCGTATAGAGCAACGTGTACAGGAAGCAGAGAAACTCGGATTTAAACGTATTATTATTCCAGAATCCAATATTGGCGGCTGGCAATTCCCTAGTGATATTAAGGTCATTGGCGTGAAAAGTGTTCACGAAGCCTTAAAATACGCTTTGACAAAACAATAA